In Rahnella aquatilis CIP 78.65 = ATCC 33071, one DNA window encodes the following:
- a CDS encoding transporter substrate-binding domain-containing protein — MKKIALLIAALITAGAAGTTQADTLSDIKSSGKITVGIDPTFPPYEFTNDKGEITGYSVAIMQSFAKDLGVKLEFQKTAFSGILPGLISGSFNAEGSSLNVTAERAKKVLFTVPYSKTVNGVLVREADVKKFSGKTLSPEQLSGLSGAVKSASVPEQLLKGFNETLTKEGKKPITIISVDTLDQTVSTLMTKRADFVFDDISVLAPIVKKYPNKVAQVGEAGPSQWMAWATRKDDTRLNKAISDHILAMQKDGELTTLQKQYLGTTFTVPASDFIPQE; from the coding sequence ATGAAAAAAATAGCATTGCTGATCGCCGCTTTAATCACTGCTGGCGCGGCTGGCACCACACAAGCTGACACGCTGTCAGACATCAAAAGCAGCGGTAAAATCACCGTCGGCATCGACCCGACCTTCCCGCCTTATGAGTTCACCAATGATAAAGGCGAGATCACCGGTTACAGCGTGGCGATCATGCAATCTTTCGCCAAAGATCTCGGCGTGAAACTGGAGTTTCAGAAAACCGCGTTCAGCGGCATTCTGCCGGGCCTGATCTCCGGCTCATTTAATGCCGAAGGTTCTTCCCTTAACGTCACTGCCGAACGCGCCAAAAAAGTGCTGTTCACGGTGCCTTACAGCAAAACCGTCAATGGTGTACTGGTGCGCGAGGCCGATGTGAAAAAATTCAGCGGCAAAACGTTGTCGCCGGAACAGTTGTCTGGCCTGAGCGGAGCCGTGAAAAGTGCCAGTGTGCCGGAACAGTTGCTTAAGGGCTTTAACGAAACACTGACCAAAGAAGGCAAGAAGCCGATCACCATCATCAGCGTGGATACGCTGGATCAGACCGTCAGTACGCTGATGACTAAACGCGCCGATTTCGTGTTTGACGACATTTCGGTGCTCGCGCCGATCGTTAAAAAATACCCGAACAAAGTCGCTCAGGTTGGCGAAGCCGGTCCGTCGCAGTGGATGGCGTGGGCAACACGTAAAGACGACACCCGCCTGAACAAAGCCATCAGCGATCATATTTTGGCGATGCAGAAAGACGGCGAACTCACCACGCTGCAAAAACAGTATCTCGGCACCACCTTCACCGTGCCCGCCAGCGATTTCATTCCCCAGGAGTAA
- a CDS encoding DUF1989 domain-containing protein, with the protein MCHPLLTVPAGHGKTFTVNKGQFITVIDAKGQQAADFVAVNAANLSEKLSPVHTRQYLRSLFFKPGDALWSSENRPMLRIVADTIGIHDANVPACDRTRFSIDFGVEGHRNCVDNLLEGMKAYGVTYFSLPEPFNLFQNGPVTADGRMEVTDPNSKAGDCIVFEALCDLICAVSSCPQDIIPGNGLQVTPIDIQVSNHYHGEIQHAVNA; encoded by the coding sequence ATGTGCCACCCCCTGCTGACGGTGCCCGCCGGTCATGGCAAAACCTTTACCGTGAACAAAGGGCAATTTATTACCGTCATTGATGCCAAAGGTCAGCAAGCCGCCGATTTTGTGGCCGTGAATGCCGCAAACCTGAGCGAAAAACTGTCTCCGGTGCATACGCGTCAGTATCTGCGCTCGCTGTTCTTCAAACCCGGAGATGCGCTCTGGTCGAGTGAAAATCGCCCGATGCTGCGTATCGTCGCCGACACTATCGGTATTCATGACGCCAATGTTCCGGCCTGTGACCGCACACGTTTCAGTATCGATTTCGGTGTTGAAGGCCATCGCAACTGCGTCGATAACCTGCTTGAAGGCATGAAGGCATACGGCGTGACCTATTTCAGCCTGCCGGAGCCGTTCAACCTGTTCCAGAACGGGCCGGTCACTGCCGACGGCCGCATGGAGGTCACCGATCCGAACAGTAAAGCCGGTGACTGTATTGTCTTTGAAGCGCTGTGTGACCTGATTTGCGCGGTGTCGTCCTGCCCGCAGGACATTATTCCCGGCAACGGTTTGCAGGTCACGCCGATTGATATTCAGGTCAGCAATCATTACCACGGGGAGATTCAGCATGCTGTTAATGCGTGA
- a CDS encoding urea carboxylase-associated family protein, with product MLLMREAWAESEVRPLAGPVAIKAGETGSIRVLRGQLLRITAAGEGAVASLFGFSLSDPAVWLSVHHTRVFSNSYLLGSGMRLVNNRRRPVMVLGKDSVKRHDLLLPASTSAWLAERGYQGEGCIESVKSELARLDMNVPKLPDPINLFMHVRLTREGDILPETNRTRPGDSITCRVVADTLFIVSACCTGIEGNDKPAPLKLSVAENLSAFGEE from the coding sequence ATGCTGTTAATGCGTGAGGCCTGGGCCGAAAGTGAAGTCCGTCCGCTGGCCGGGCCGGTGGCTATCAAAGCGGGTGAAACAGGCTCCATCCGCGTGTTGCGCGGGCAGTTATTGCGCATCACGGCAGCGGGCGAAGGCGCGGTGGCCTCACTGTTTGGCTTCAGCCTGAGCGACCCTGCCGTCTGGCTGTCAGTCCATCATACCCGCGTATTCAGCAACAGCTATCTGCTGGGTTCAGGAATGCGTCTGGTGAATAACCGCCGTCGTCCGGTAATGGTGCTGGGCAAAGACAGTGTAAAACGTCATGACCTGCTGCTGCCGGCATCGACCAGTGCATGGCTGGCAGAACGCGGTTATCAGGGTGAAGGCTGCATCGAATCAGTAAAAAGTGAACTGGCACGGCTGGACATGAACGTGCCGAAACTGCCGGATCCCATCAATCTGTTCATGCATGTCCGGCTGACACGCGAAGGTGATATTTTGCCGGAAACCAACCGCACACGGCCGGGCGACAGCATTACCTGTCGCGTGGTGGCTGACACGCTATTTATCGTTTCCGCCTGCTGCACCGGCATTGAAGGCAATGATAAACCCGCGCCGCTGAAGCTTTCGGTTGCGGAAAATCTGTCAGCATTTGGCGAGGAATAA
- a CDS encoding amino acid ABC transporter permease has translation MLGLDEQVIAALPELGHGLLMTLTLTVLAALLSLGCGQIICFLQLRKLGVWRVTGRLYVSLMRGTPAIVQLFVVFFTLPRLGLGGQPMLAAVLAIGLNSGAYVAEILRVNQSLVTRGQREAARTLGLNRWLTWWYVINPQVIRASLPMLVNEFTILLKTTPLASVVALTELTYAGQIVIARTYDATQVLLLVSAGYLLIALPLISAVRHLEAKRRMA, from the coding sequence ATGTTGGGGCTGGATGAGCAGGTGATTGCAGCACTTCCCGAATTAGGCCATGGCCTGCTGATGACGCTGACGCTTACCGTACTGGCAGCGCTGCTGAGCCTGGGGTGCGGGCAAATCATCTGCTTTCTCCAGTTGCGCAAACTCGGGGTATGGCGCGTCACCGGGCGGTTATATGTCAGCCTGATGCGTGGCACACCGGCCATCGTGCAGCTCTTTGTCGTGTTCTTCACCCTGCCAAGGCTGGGGCTGGGTGGACAGCCAATGCTGGCGGCCGTGCTGGCGATTGGCCTGAACAGCGGCGCGTACGTCGCGGAAATCTTGCGGGTCAATCAGAGTCTGGTGACCCGCGGACAACGTGAAGCGGCGCGCACGCTGGGGCTGAACCGCTGGCTGACGTGGTGGTATGTGATCAACCCGCAGGTGATCCGCGCCAGCCTGCCGATGCTGGTGAACGAATTTACGATTTTACTGAAAACTACGCCGCTGGCATCCGTGGTGGCGCTGACCGAACTGACCTATGCCGGACAAATCGTTATTGCCCGCACCTACGACGCCACTCAGGTGCTGTTGCTGGTGTCAGCCGGGTATCTGCTGATCGCCCTGCCGCTGATCAGCGCGGTACGGCATCTGGAAGCCAAACGGAGGATGGCGTAA
- a CDS encoding amino acid ABC transporter permease: MDWQAIITALPSLGAGMIATLKLCAIAAICSLLWGTLMAVALMRAPPFWQRMLYLYTSLTLALPLLIVIYLLYFVLPEYDITFTSPQVGVLALTLYYAPYIAQVVRSAIEMLPRGQWEACRVLGLSRTEQLRDVVLPQTLPQMLSPLVGLMIGLIKDSALLSIVSVQEFMYAARQAISETYAPLEIYLTVALCYWVLNSLIDWLARHIEFRMTRYRRGMQH, translated from the coding sequence ATGGACTGGCAGGCAATTATTACCGCATTACCGTCGCTCGGCGCAGGCATGATTGCCACGTTAAAACTCTGTGCCATTGCGGCGATCTGCTCGCTGTTATGGGGCACGCTGATGGCAGTCGCGCTGATGCGTGCGCCGCCATTCTGGCAACGGATGCTGTATCTTTACACCAGCCTGACGCTGGCGCTTCCGCTGCTGATCGTCATTTATCTGCTCTATTTCGTGCTGCCGGAATACGACATCACTTTTACCTCGCCGCAGGTCGGCGTGCTGGCACTGACGTTGTATTACGCGCCGTATATCGCGCAGGTTGTACGCTCGGCGATTGAGATGTTGCCGCGCGGCCAGTGGGAAGCCTGTCGTGTGTTAGGGCTGAGCCGTACGGAACAGTTGCGCGATGTGGTGTTACCGCAAACGCTGCCGCAGATGCTGTCGCCGCTGGTCGGGCTGATGATCGGCCTGATTAAAGACTCCGCCCTGCTGTCGATTGTGTCGGTGCAGGAGTTTATGTACGCCGCCAGACAGGCGATTTCTGAGACTTACGCGCCGCTGGAGATTTATCTCACGGTCGCGCTGTGTTACTGGGTGCTGAACAGTTTGATTGACTGGCTGGCGCGCCATATTGAATTTCGCATGACGCGCTATCGTCGTGGCATGCAACATTAA
- a CDS encoding DUF1989 domain-containing protein — translation MSAEFEHRDIRLIPARHGKAVRLAKGEAVQVVNLYGTQVVDCWAYNAEDVSEYMCMEATRVWNQRLNPQVGDSFITSQRHPILTLVADTSPGVHDTFMAACDARRYELLGCTEPHRNCHDNLFEGMAELGVTLPHGNLASFNIFMNIQVQPDGRTLKTLPVVTRPGDYIILRAEMDCYVAFSACPQDIVSIQGQGDNTPRDAELRILTAGFPQVKLQGAWVPEGV, via the coding sequence ATGTCGGCTGAATTTGAGCATCGTGACATCCGGTTGATCCCCGCCCGCCACGGTAAAGCCGTGCGTCTGGCGAAAGGCGAAGCCGTGCAGGTCGTGAATTTGTACGGCACACAAGTGGTGGATTGCTGGGCGTATAACGCCGAAGACGTCAGTGAATATATGTGTATGGAAGCCACCCGTGTCTGGAACCAGCGGCTGAATCCGCAGGTTGGCGACAGCTTTATCACCAGCCAGCGCCATCCGATTCTGACGCTGGTCGCCGACACCTCACCGGGCGTGCACGACACCTTTATGGCCGCCTGCGATGCGCGGCGTTATGAACTGCTCGGCTGCACCGAACCGCACCGCAACTGCCATGACAACCTGTTTGAAGGCATGGCAGAACTGGGCGTAACACTGCCGCACGGCAATCTGGCCTCGTTCAACATCTTCATGAACATTCAGGTACAACCGGACGGCCGTACCCTGAAAACCCTGCCCGTGGTCACGCGTCCTGGCGACTACATTATCCTGCGCGCCGAAATGGACTGCTACGTCGCCTTCTCCGCCTGCCCGCAGGACATCGTCAGCATTCAGGGTCAGGGCGACAACACCCCGCGCGATGCCGAGTTGCGCATTCTGACCGCAGGCTTCCCGCAGGTGAAATTGCAGGGAGCCTGGGTGCCGGAGGGGGTTTAA
- a CDS encoding NADPH-dependent F420 reductase has protein sequence MKIGIIGAGFVGRAVAKLAIKAGHQVMLSNSRGPQTLFSLKPMIGCEIGTATEAAVFGDILVIAVPLTAIGQLPVGEIAGKPVIDAVNYYPERDGQVAELDNQTTTTSEYLAGFLPHSKITKAFNAIQMTDLEKDGLPAGDPQRRALPVAGDDAETKKTVIALYDAFGFDAVDVGALSEGWRFQRGMPSYCVRMTESELLEVLEGAVRPEPAGR, from the coding sequence ATGAAAATAGGCATTATTGGTGCGGGATTTGTGGGCAGGGCAGTGGCTAAACTGGCGATCAAAGCCGGACATCAGGTCATGCTCAGCAATTCGCGCGGTCCTCAGACGCTGTTCAGCCTGAAGCCGATGATCGGTTGTGAAATCGGTACGGCCACTGAAGCGGCTGTTTTTGGCGATATCCTGGTGATTGCTGTACCACTGACGGCTATCGGGCAATTGCCGGTCGGGGAGATCGCCGGAAAACCGGTCATTGATGCAGTGAATTATTATCCTGAACGCGACGGTCAGGTAGCTGAACTGGATAACCAGACGACCACTACCAGTGAATATCTTGCGGGCTTCCTGCCTCATTCAAAAATCACCAAAGCATTCAATGCGATTCAGATGACGGATCTCGAAAAAGACGGTTTGCCTGCCGGCGATCCGCAACGCCGGGCACTGCCTGTCGCTGGCGATGATGCAGAAACGAAAAAAACGGTCATTGCGCTGTATGACGCCTTTGGTTTCGACGCCGTCGATGTCGGCGCACTTTCCGAAGGCTGGCGCTTCCAGCGTGGTATGCCGTCTTATTGTGTGCGGATGACCGAAAGTGAATTACTGGAGGTGCTGGAAGGCGCAGTAAGGCCGGAACCTGCGGGAAGATAA
- a CDS encoding LysR family transcriptional regulator, whose amino-acid sequence MDRLTSMNVFIRTADLGSFAAAAEALRISPQMVAKHIARLESRLGTALINRTTRRQHLTDIGRSYYERCKIVLSEAEAADAIALEMKVTPSGTLRVNAPVTFGTSSLAPFITHYLAQYPDTQIELTLSDRMVDPVEEGYEVILRIGELTDSQMIAYPLRPYRLIACASAGYLAQNGIPETPAELATHSCLVYGIWSPQAPCRWQFYKEGKMLEIHPQGRLRSNDWRALLHAAVSGYGVTLGPEDVLREEINAGRLVQVLPDYDGPSRPMHILTPAGLRQTVKIRSFIQAVREAFG is encoded by the coding sequence ATGGATCGCTTAACCAGCATGAATGTGTTCATCAGAACCGCGGATCTGGGTTCTTTCGCGGCAGCAGCAGAAGCGTTGCGCATTTCTCCTCAGATGGTGGCGAAACATATCGCGCGGCTGGAATCGCGGCTGGGGACGGCGCTGATCAACCGCACAACGCGGCGTCAGCACCTGACGGATATCGGGCGCAGTTATTATGAGCGCTGTAAAATCGTGCTTTCAGAGGCCGAGGCAGCGGATGCTATCGCCCTCGAAATGAAAGTCACGCCTTCCGGCACGCTGCGTGTTAATGCGCCCGTCACCTTCGGCACCTCCTCGCTGGCACCGTTCATTACACATTATCTGGCGCAATATCCGGATACGCAGATTGAGCTGACCCTGAGCGACCGCATGGTCGATCCGGTTGAAGAAGGTTATGAGGTGATCCTGCGGATTGGCGAACTGACTGACAGCCAGATGATTGCTTATCCGCTGCGACCGTACCGGCTGATTGCCTGTGCCTCGGCGGGCTATCTTGCACAAAACGGCATCCCTGAAACACCTGCGGAACTGGCCACTCATTCATGCCTGGTTTACGGTATCTGGTCACCTCAGGCTCCCTGCCGCTGGCAATTTTACAAAGAAGGTAAAATGCTGGAAATCCACCCCCAGGGGCGGCTGCGCTCGAATGACTGGCGCGCGCTGCTACATGCCGCCGTCAGCGGATACGGCGTGACGCTGGGGCCGGAAGATGTACTGCGCGAAGAGATCAATGCCGGACGGCTGGTACAGGTATTGCCTGATTACGACGGGCCGTCAAGACCGATGCATATCCTCACCCCCGCTGGTCTGCGGCAGACCGTGAAGATCCGCAGTTTTATACAGGCAGTGCGGGAAGCGTTTGGCTGA
- a CDS encoding flavocytochrome c yields the protein MNKLTPVLNPLTLPNGAVLKNRLLMAPMTTCTGFYDGTVTSELVEYYRDRAGSIGTIIVECCFIDRMGPAFPGAIAIDSDNKISGLKKIADAIKSKGSKAILQIYHGGRMVEPELIGGRTPVAPSAIAAPREGATRPKELTGEEVDTMITKFGDAVNRAIKAGFDGVEIHGANTYLIQQFYSPNSNQRTDKWGGDRDKRARFPLEVLEITHKMAERLADASFIIGYRFSPEELEVPGIRFDDTLYLLEKLAARGLDYVHFSVGQLLRPSIVDTQDPTPLITKYRAMRSETLAKVPVIGVGGVINKADAEKGLEYGFDLIAVGKACIAYPDWADRIINNDHLELFIDSHKREELNIPEPLWRFSLVDAMIRDTSVTGRKYKAGVYQEKVEAEALKLKISVTLDTDRITDIALVKDDSLDVDFTTTFESLRTRMLVANSPHVDAITGATTQSEALKKAVSRALATSSKEHVIEEGGNPQAPQNYDVVVVGSGGAGLAAAIQAHDEGAHVVIIEKMPTIGGNTIKASVGMNAAETRFQKLKGIEDSKDLFYEETLKGGKFKNNPVLLREFVELAPEAVEWLAAKEIELNDITITGGMSIDRTHRPADRSAVGGFLISGLVKNINKRDIEVLLETSVAEILSENGVVTGVKVVDEYNDSRILNAKSVIVATGGFSANREMVVKYRPELDGFVTTNHAGATGSGIALLQKLGADTVDMGEIQIHPTVEQTTSYLISEAIRGGGAILISQAGKRFYNEMETRDKVSAEIIALPEKSAWVIFDEQVRASNKAADEYIAKGFVISAPTPEKLAVKLNMDPHTLSETLLRYNLFVVEKKDEDFGRTTALRHPLNQGPFFAIRIAPGVHHTMGGVTINPDTAVLDAQKQVITGAWAAGEVVGGIHGANRIGGNAVADIIIFGILAGKNAAALAKR from the coding sequence ATGAATAAGCTGACACCGGTACTGAATCCGCTCACGCTGCCAAACGGTGCGGTACTGAAAAACCGTCTGCTGATGGCCCCCATGACCACCTGTACCGGCTTCTATGACGGTACCGTAACCAGTGAACTGGTGGAGTATTACCGTGACCGTGCCGGTAGCATCGGCACAATCATCGTCGAATGTTGTTTCATTGACCGTATGGGCCCGGCGTTTCCGGGCGCGATCGCTATCGACAGCGACAACAAAATTTCCGGTCTGAAGAAAATTGCTGATGCCATTAAATCCAAAGGCTCAAAAGCGATTTTGCAGATTTATCACGGCGGCAGAATGGTGGAGCCGGAACTGATCGGTGGCCGTACACCTGTCGCGCCAAGCGCTATCGCTGCACCGCGCGAAGGCGCGACCCGGCCAAAAGAACTGACCGGCGAAGAAGTGGACACCATGATCACCAAATTTGGTGATGCGGTTAACCGCGCCATTAAAGCCGGTTTCGACGGCGTAGAAATCCATGGCGCGAACACCTACCTGATCCAGCAATTTTACTCGCCGAACTCCAACCAGCGCACCGACAAATGGGGCGGAGACCGCGACAAACGCGCACGTTTCCCGCTGGAAGTGCTCGAGATCACCCACAAAATGGCGGAACGCCTCGCGGATGCGTCTTTTATTATCGGCTACCGTTTCTCGCCGGAAGAGCTGGAAGTGCCCGGCATCCGTTTTGACGACACCCTGTATCTGCTGGAAAAACTCGCCGCGCGCGGGCTGGACTATGTGCATTTCTCGGTCGGACAACTGCTGCGTCCTTCCATTGTCGATACCCAGGATCCGACGCCACTCATCACGAAATACCGTGCCATGCGCTCTGAAACACTTGCCAAAGTGCCGGTGATTGGCGTCGGCGGGGTGATCAATAAAGCTGATGCCGAAAAGGGACTGGAATACGGCTTTGATCTGATCGCCGTCGGTAAAGCCTGCATTGCTTATCCGGACTGGGCCGACCGCATTATCAATAATGATCACCTCGAACTGTTTATCGACAGCCACAAACGTGAAGAGCTGAACATCCCTGAACCGCTGTGGCGCTTCTCACTGGTTGACGCCATGATCCGCGACACCAGCGTCACTGGCCGTAAATACAAAGCCGGGGTCTATCAGGAAAAAGTCGAGGCCGAAGCGCTGAAGCTGAAAATCAGCGTCACGCTCGACACCGACCGTATTACCGATATCGCACTGGTGAAAGATGACTCGCTGGACGTCGATTTCACCACCACATTCGAAAGCCTGCGTACCCGGATGCTGGTCGCCAACAGTCCGCATGTCGATGCTATTACCGGCGCGACCACCCAGAGTGAGGCGCTGAAGAAAGCCGTATCGCGCGCGCTGGCGACGTCCAGCAAAGAGCATGTGATTGAAGAAGGTGGCAACCCGCAGGCGCCGCAAAACTACGACGTTGTGGTTGTCGGCAGCGGTGGCGCCGGGCTGGCCGCAGCGATTCAGGCGCACGACGAAGGCGCGCACGTGGTGATTATCGAGAAGATGCCCACCATCGGCGGTAATACCATCAAAGCCTCAGTGGGGATGAACGCCGCAGAAACGCGTTTCCAGAAACTGAAAGGCATCGAAGACAGCAAAGACCTGTTCTATGAAGAAACGCTGAAGGGCGGCAAGTTCAAAAACAATCCGGTGCTGCTGAGAGAGTTTGTGGAACTGGCCCCGGAAGCTGTCGAATGGCTGGCGGCGAAAGAGATCGAACTGAACGACATCACCATCACCGGCGGAATGAGCATTGACCGCACGCACCGTCCGGCGGATCGTTCCGCAGTCGGCGGTTTCCTGATCAGCGGACTGGTGAAAAATATCAACAAGCGCGACATCGAAGTGCTGCTCGAAACCTCGGTGGCTGAAATCCTGTCTGAAAATGGCGTGGTGACCGGCGTGAAAGTGGTGGACGAATATAACGACAGCCGCATTCTTAATGCCAAAAGTGTGATTGTCGCCACCGGCGGTTTCAGTGCCAACCGCGAGATGGTGGTGAAGTACCGCCCGGAACTGGACGGTTTCGTGACCACCAACCATGCGGGGGCGACCGGCAGCGGGATTGCCCTGCTGCAGAAACTGGGCGCGGATACCGTGGATATGGGCGAAATTCAGATCCACCCGACAGTGGAACAGACCACGTCTTATCTGATTTCAGAGGCTATCCGTGGCGGCGGCGCGATCCTGATCAGTCAGGCCGGGAAGCGTTTCTATAACGAAATGGAAACCCGCGACAAAGTCTCGGCAGAAATCATCGCATTACCCGAGAAAAGTGCGTGGGTAATCTTCGATGAACAGGTGCGGGCGAGTAACAAAGCGGCTGACGAGTATATCGCCAAGGGGTTTGTGATAAGTGCACCCACGCCGGAGAAGCTGGCAGTAAAACTCAATATGGATCCTCACACGTTGTCGGAAACCCTGCTGCGCTACAATCTGTTTGTGGTGGAGAAAAAGGACGAAGACTTTGGCCGTACCACCGCGCTGCGTCACCCGCTTAATCAGGGGCCGTTCTTTGCCATCCGCATCGCGCCGGGTGTGCATCACACCATGGGCGGTGTGACCATCAATCCGGATACCGCCGTGCTTGATGCGCAGAAACAGGTGATCACCGGTGCCTGGGCCGCAGGTGAAGTGGTCGGCGGCATCCATGGCGCAAACCGCATCGGCGGTAACGCCGTGGCCGATATTATTATCTTCGGCATTCTGGCCGGTAAGAATGCCGCGGCGCTGGCGAAACGGTAA
- a CDS encoding anion permease: protein MKPTSTLNAPGQAEPAAGGLKKRLIMLFLPVLVAVLLLLTPVPAGLEPYAWHFFAIFVGVIVGLIFEPLPGAVIGLTGVVVIAVFSQWLLFSPAEIANPKFKMPAEAFKWAVSGFGNSTVWLIFGAFMFAAGYDKTQFGRRLALILVKYLGRRSLTLGYAITFADLLLAPFTPSNTARSGGTIYPIIANLPPLYGSKPNDPSARKIGSYLMWVAITAACITSSMFLSALAPNLLALALVKSITGFTISWGMWFLAFLPLGVLLILTMPLLAYWFYPPEVKINDEVPRWATNELEKLGKLSRNEILLLIFVCSALLMWIFAAAWIEPALAALLVVVLMLWTGVLNWNDITSNKPAWNTFAWFATLVALADGLARVGFIAWLGKEGGQLLNGFDPQVAAVMLLIAFFLLHYLFASTTAHTTALLPAMLTIAAAIPGINMPVYCLMMVTSLGVMGIITPYGTGPSPIYYGSGYLPTKDYWRLGTIFGAIFLGSMMLIAYPWMVLMF from the coding sequence ATGAAACCCACATCCACATTGAATGCTCCCGGCCAGGCCGAACCGGCCGCCGGGGGACTCAAAAAACGTCTGATTATGCTGTTCCTGCCGGTACTGGTGGCGGTGCTTTTACTGCTGACCCCGGTCCCTGCCGGGCTTGAACCCTATGCATGGCATTTCTTCGCCATCTTTGTCGGCGTGATTGTCGGCCTGATTTTCGAACCCTTACCCGGCGCCGTGATTGGCCTGACCGGCGTGGTGGTGATCGCCGTGTTCAGCCAGTGGCTGTTATTCAGCCCGGCTGAAATCGCCAACCCGAAATTTAAAATGCCCGCCGAGGCGTTCAAATGGGCGGTGAGCGGCTTCGGCAACTCGACAGTCTGGCTTATTTTTGGCGCGTTTATGTTTGCCGCCGGATATGACAAAACGCAGTTTGGTCGCCGTCTGGCGCTGATCCTGGTGAAATATCTCGGTCGCCGCAGCCTGACGTTAGGGTACGCCATTACCTTTGCGGATCTGCTGCTCGCACCTTTTACGCCGTCCAACACCGCACGCAGCGGCGGAACCATTTATCCGATTATCGCCAACCTGCCGCCGTTATACGGCTCCAAACCGAATGACCCGAGTGCGCGCAAAATCGGTTCTTACCTGATGTGGGTGGCGATCACCGCAGCCTGTATCACCAGTTCGATGTTCCTGTCGGCACTGGCGCCGAATCTGCTGGCGCTGGCGTTAGTCAAAAGTATCACCGGCTTTACGATTTCCTGGGGCATGTGGTTCCTGGCGTTCCTGCCACTGGGGGTGCTGCTGATCCTGACCATGCCGCTGCTGGCATACTGGTTCTATCCGCCGGAAGTGAAGATTAATGATGAGGTGCCGCGCTGGGCGACCAACGAACTCGAGAAGTTGGGCAAGCTGTCGCGTAACGAAATCCTGCTGCTGATATTTGTGTGTTCTGCGCTGCTGATGTGGATTTTTGCCGCTGCGTGGATTGAACCCGCGCTGGCGGCGTTGCTGGTCGTGGTGCTGATGCTGTGGACCGGCGTACTGAACTGGAACGATATCACCAGTAATAAACCGGCCTGGAACACCTTTGCGTGGTTTGCCACTCTGGTGGCGCTGGCGGACGGCCTTGCCCGCGTCGGTTTTATTGCCTGGCTGGGTAAAGAAGGCGGTCAGTTACTCAACGGATTCGACCCGCAGGTCGCCGCCGTGATGCTGCTGATTGCGTTCTTTCTGCTGCACTATCTTTTCGCCAGTACCACGGCGCACACCACCGCGTTGTTACCGGCGATGCTGACGATTGCGGCGGCCATTCCGGGCATCAACATGCCGGTTTACTGCCTGATGATGGTGACCTCGCTGGGTGTGATGGGGATTATCACCCCGTACGGCACCGGCCCCAGCCCGATTTATTACGGCAGCGGCTATCTGCCGACCAAAGATTACTGGCGTCTGGGCACTATCTTTGGGGCGATTTTCCTCGGCAGCATGATGCTGATTGCCTATCCGTGGATGGTGCTGATGTTCTGA
- a CDS encoding GntR family transcriptional regulator translates to MFEMEKAQRVSLTMQVEARLKGALIVGGLKPGARLVTKEIAEKLGTSVTPVREALLRLVSAGALDATPAQAFLVPKIALARYQEITLIRKNLEGLAVSQACGQITAQHLALLKTLNARFMAAKVENNVEDALEANREFRFTLYEMAAMPTLTALIEQLWVQIGPCFNYLYPQSPHMAQGQHNYDQLLLALEAGDAKRCVKLIHKSIDDGAAILGKHYFLQE, encoded by the coding sequence ATGTTCGAGATGGAAAAAGCGCAGCGTGTCAGCCTCACCATGCAGGTGGAAGCCAGACTGAAAGGGGCATTAATTGTCGGCGGACTCAAACCGGGCGCGCGGCTGGTAACCAAGGAAATTGCTGAAAAACTGGGTACCAGTGTGACGCCGGTGCGCGAAGCGTTGCTGCGTCTGGTGTCGGCGGGTGCGCTTGATGCCACCCCGGCACAGGCTTTTCTGGTGCCTAAAATTGCGCTGGCGCGGTATCAGGAAATCACGCTTATCCGCAAAAATCTTGAAGGCCTGGCCGTGTCGCAAGCCTGCGGGCAGATCACGGCGCAACACCTCGCCTTGCTGAAAACGCTGAATGCCAGATTTATGGCGGCAAAAGTGGAAAATAACGTTGAGGACGCGTTAGAGGCTAACCGGGAGTTTCGTTTCACGCTGTATGAAATGGCCGCGATGCCCACGCTGACTGCGCTGATTGAGCAGTTGTGGGTGCAGATTGGCCCGTGCTTTAACTACCTTTATCCGCAGTCGCCGCATATGGCGCAGGGCCAGCACAATTATGATCAGCTGTTACTGGCGCTGGAAGCGGGCGACGCAAAACGCTGTGTGAAGCTTATCCACAAATCGATTGATGACGGCGCGGCCATTCTCGGTAAGCACTATTTTCTTCAGGAATGA